TTCAGTGCCGGCGACTTGGGATCGCTGAAGGTCTCCATGCGGTTGTAGTCGGCGGCGAGTCCGGTCTCGGCATCGGCGATGTCCTGCCACAGGTTGTCGTCGAACGGCTCCCCGACATCGCGCAGGGCCTGAGCGGTCGCGACCCGGATCGCGAGGCTCGTGGGATCGAGGACCAGGTTCTCGCCGCCCGTGCGGGCGGTCGCCGCGGCGGCGGCCACCATCCCGCCGGTACCGCCGAGGCCGGTCAGCATCGCCATGCCGCCGGCCATGCCGCCCGGGCCGAAGGCGGCGAGCCCGCTGGTGACCGCCGCGGCGCCCGCGGTGCCCGCGGCGCCGGCCATGGCCACGCCGACCGGTCCCGCGGCGAGCAGGGCGACGCCGACCGCGGCCATCGCGACCCGGGTGGTGGTGCTCGGGGACCATCGGCTGCCCGACAGGTGATCGTTCACCTCCTGCACGGCCGCCTGCACCTTCTTGCCGGTTCCGGTCGGATAGCCCAACTGCACCATGAACGGCCACGATCGCCTGGAGTGCGGCGTCGCCGGTGTCGATCTCGTGCGGCGCGATCAGGTTGGTGTTGGCGAGCACGACGGTCAGCGCGATCGCCTCGGACAGGTCCCACCTTCGGGGGAGGTTCGGCATGCGACCCTTGCTGAGTTCCTCGATCTCCTGCGGAATCGCGTGCCCGGTGCTCTGCTCGATCAGTTCGGCGACGTAGTTGTCGCGGAGAACGCTGAACGGCGTCCTCGAAACGGTTCGCCCTCTCGTCGTCGATCTTGTCGGTGACGTGATTGGCGAACTCGATGGTCGCGAGGGTGCTCGCCTGGTCTTCGGTGAGACGGGGGACGACCGCGCTCGACGCGATCACGACGTCCTTGCCCGGATTCAGTATCTGGTCGACCAGCGTCGCGATCGCCGGATGTCGCAGGTACGAGGGCGACCGGTGCCCGGTCGCGCCGGTGATCATGAAGTCCTGAGCGCCGGGGAACAGTGCCGCGAGTCCCTTGCCGGCGGTCACCGCGTCGGCGGGATCGAGGAAGTTGGACCAGTCGTCGACGCGCGAATACGGGAATCGCTTGAGGATGCGGGCCCGACCCTGATGCAGGACCGGCGAGCCCGCGGGACTGCCGATGGTGATGAAGCGCCGCACATGGACGCCGGAGGGCAGGTTGTCGAGCAGATCGATCGCGATGACGCTGCCGAGGCTGTGCCCGATCAGAATGATGTCGTCCTTGTGCGGCAGATCGTCGATGACGCGCTGCAGCACCGCGGCGCGCGTCTTCTCGTCGGTCAAGTAGTTCTTGACCTGCTTGAGTTCCGCGATCGGGGCCGCATTGATCGCGGCGCTCTGGATGGGGTGGACCATCGCCCCGGAGATCCGGTGAAATCCGAAGGTCTTGACGTCCTCGCAGCGGCGAATCGTGCGCTCGACCTACGCCTGGCGCCGCTCGAAGGCGCGGCGCGGTCGTCCTTCTCCTTGTAGGTGTTCTTGGGGTGGGCGACGCTGAGCCCCGTGGTCCCGAGCAGGGCGGCGTAGCGCGGCGCCACGACGCCCCGCTCGTCGATCGGCTCGGCGCCGAGGATCGCGAGCGATCCGTTCAGCGCGGCAAGCCTTCATGGTCGGCGTCGCCGTCCGGCCCGACACAGTGCAGGTATACGACCTTCATGAAATCCCTCCATCGTCCCGAATGGTGCATGCACACCAAGATGTGAGAACACTAGCCGACGGGTCGGACAAGGCACTTCAAGGTTTGCGGAAGGCCGACTGGCGTGAGGGAAACGTCCTGGTCAGAGGATTGCGAAAAGCATCCAAGAGTATGTTTCCGGAAGTGGAACCGGAAAGGGGGGTCGGTGCGTCTAACTATTACAACGAGGTTCCTGGTGGAACGGGGGATCATGAGGAGCCTCGCGGTTGAGGGGAAGTGGCGGGCGGCCCGGCAGGGGGAGCCGGGCGCACGTCACTCCGGGGGACGTGGTTGGGGGTCCGACGGCGGGGGAGCCGGATCCCCAACCGCATCCGTATCGGGGACGACGGAGGGGGAGCTCGATGGCCGGCGAGGTGAGGTCGGAAGCCGACGTGTGGCGCTTGCGCGCCGCGGCGGCTGAGGACGCGGCGCGGGAACTCGGGGGTCTCGCGTCGGACTTGCGACGAGTGCTTCGACGGAACTACTTCGGCGTCGATTGCGTTGAGGGGCAGGCGCTCTTCGACAAGCTGATCCAGGTGACGGGTCAAGTTGCCGCCGACTTCGACGCTCAATGTGCCGAACTGGACCAGCTATCGAGTCGGTGTACGGCAGCCGCTGCCGCATACGACGAGGCGGACGTCTGGTGACAGGCTGGTTATGGTCAGAACGGTCACTCGGGTTGGTCCGATTGTTGATGGCGGGCGGCGCGGTATTGACGATGACGAGTGCGTGCAGCGCGGACGATGACCGTAGGTCCGAAGTGGTCGGATCTGGTTCCGTGGCGGCTGACTCGCGAGCCGCCGGTGTTCGGCAAACGGATGCTGATGGGCACGTGCTGCCGTTCGTCACCACTCACGCTCATCGTTGGAGTGGCGCGAACGACGGAACGACCTATGAACCGTGCACTGCGGTGACAGCCACGGACTTGCTGGCGGTAGGAATGGAGCCTCGCTCGGTGCGTGATGCCGCGGGAACTGATGGGCAGACGCTCCGTGGCTGCGTGTGGACTTCGGCTGTTGAGAGAGGTCGAGTCGAGTGGGACCTCAGCCAGTTCGTTGGGAACTCGCCCGGGCTTGCGGCGGATAAGCAGCGCCAGGCGTCGTCGCTAGACATGTGGCTCCCGGACATCTTGATCGACGGCCGCGTGGTTGGGGTGCACCGCTTCACAAACGGTGCGAACTGCGACACCTATGTGCAGTCGGGGATGGCTGCAGTCAACACGATGGTCATTCACCATGGCTCCCCGCACCCGGCGCCGGAGGAGATCTGCGCCAAGGCGATCGAGTTCACGCGCGCCACGATCGGGAAGATGCCGCGTTGAGGAGATTCCTCACCGACGGATGGAACCGAACAGAGGTCTGGTGCGTCTAAATATGTGACGCGAGAAAGCTGCCGCCCGGGGGACGGCGGGTTGATCGCCGAGGGGGATGGTCGACAGCCGGTACGGGGGAACCGGTGGTCGGCCGCTTGGGGGAACGAGGCGGAGGTCGGGCAGCGGGGAGCCCGGCCTCCGCCTCACTCGTGTGCATCGTCGGACGTGGCAGCGGTCGAGTCCATAGGCAGCGCTCGCGAGTGCTGCGCATGTATCGATCCGCTGCCACGGCGCTCGGGCGCTGCCACGATGCTCGGGCGCTGCCACGATGCTCGGGCGCTGCCACGATGCTCGGGCGCTGCCACGATGCTCAGGCGCTGCCACGATGCTCAGGCGCTGCCACGACGCTCGCTCGCTGCCGCGCCGCGCGGGTCCTGCGACGCCATAGGGCCTCGGTGGGGCTGGTCACGGGCGGGCGTGTCGTGCCTGGTCAGCCGGGTAGAGAAGGGTCGCTGACGGGGTGCCGGACGTCTACACATCATGGTGGGCAGACATTTTGGTGTGTGTTGGACAGATTGGAACCATGTCCGGCAGAGAACGTGGATCCCTCGAATGGGACACCTTCGCGTTCTCGTTCGCGCATCGGCTCGTGACCGTCCGGAAGGCGCGTGGATACTCGCAAGAAGAGCTCGCTCACCGGAGCGGGATGCACCGCAACGCGGTGTCGAACCTGGAGCGCGGCACCGGTAATCGGGAGCCGTACGTGTCGGATCCACAACTCTCGACGGTGTACCGGCTGGCCAAGGCGCTCGACGTCGCACCGGAACTGCTGCTGCCGGACGTTTCGATGCCGTTGAAGACGCGGTCGACCGAGCAGGAGTCGAACAAGGCGATGTCGCGTATCGAGGCCGAGCTGTACGGCGTGATCGCCGCGGAGCGGGACTCGATCTACTGAACCGCTGACCGCACCGCGACAGCCGGACGGTTTACGCGACGGCCGGTCATTCCCGCGACGATCGGGGTCGTCGCTTCCGCGACGGGTGTCGCGCGGGGGATCCGGCTGTCGCGGACACGACCCGGAACCGGAAGTGCGCAAACGAAAGCCGGGCCGCAGGAGGCTGCGGCCCGGCTTCGTCGACGATCTCAGTGCTGGTAGGGCTCCGCGCTGACCACCGTCACGCTGATCTCGGCGCCGCTCGGCACCAGATACGTGCGGGTCTCGCCCACCTTCGCGTCGATGATCGCCGCGCCCAGCGGGGAGCTGGGGGAGTAGACCTCGACGTCGGTCGAGATGCTCTCCTCGCGGGTCGCGATGAGGAAGGTCTCGGTGTCGTTCTTGTCGTCGTCGAAGTAGACGGTGACGACCGAACCCGGCAGCGCCACACCCGACTGGGTCGGGGCCTGGCCGATCTTCGCGTTGTTCAGAAGGTCCTGGAGCTGGCGGATGCGGGCTTCCTGCTGGCCCTGCTCCTCGCGGGCGGCGTGGTAGCCGCCGTTCTCCTTGAGGTCGCCCTCTTCACGTCGCTCGTTGATCTCTGCCGCAATGACCTCTCGGTTCGCGATCAGCGCATTGAGCTCCTCTTTCAGCCGGCTGGCCGACTCCGGAGTCAGCCAGGTCACGCCTGCGTCGGTCATTGTGGATCTCCTTTGCTGTCCGCCATTGGACTGCGCGTTCGTTACTCGCTGCCGGCAATCATGCTCTGAATGCAGCAGCACGACCCCTTGCGGAGTCGTGCGCCGTCCATGCTATCACCAGATGTGGTTTATCGCACAGATGAGCCCAGGGCCTCGGCGTACGACGGCTCGGCGCGCTTGAGGAAGCGGACCACCGCGTACGTGGCCGGCATCACGACGACCTCGACGGCCGTCTTCCAGACGAAGCCGATCGCCACGTACGACGTGAACTGGCCCCAGCCGTGCACGCCGATCACCGGGGCGGCGATGGTGCAGAAGACGAGGGTGTCGAAGAACTCGCCGGCGACGGTGGAACCGATCAGGCGGGCCCAGAGCCGTCGTTCCCCGGTTCGTTCCTTCATCTTGACCAGCACCCACGAGTTGGTGAACTCGCCCACCAGGTAGCCGGCGAGGCTCGCCGCGACCAGCTGCGGGACGGCCCCGACGACCGATTCCAGCGCCGACTGGTTGTCGTAGCCGTCGAGCGGCGGCAGCGCGATGGTGATCGTGAACGCGACGGACGCGAGGATGAGGATGCCGAAGCCGGTCCAGATGGTGCGGCGCATGGCTTTGAAGCCGTAGACCTCGCTGATCACGTCGCCGATCACGTAGCTCAGCGGGAACAGGAAGAAGGCGCCGTCGGTCACCAGCCAGCCCCCGAAGAGGCCGACGCCCTTGGTGGCGGCGATGTTGCTGATCAGCATGATGGCCACGAAGACGGCCATCAGCATCGGATAGTAGGGCGACGAGATCGTCGCGAAGACGGCGTTCTGGTGCTTCGCCGGGCGGTGGTCGCCCGGCTGCCCAGACTCGGTCGGCTCCTCGGTCACGAGCAGCTCCTTTACAGGTTCGAGAGATGAATCACTTGTCCGGCCGCAGATAGGCGGGAACCGCCGTCGTGCAGCCGAAGACCTCGCCGATCACCGCGGGCCGGGAGGTGTAGACGTCGGTGCGGGCACCGACCTGGATGTCGTCTGAGGCGGGGATCAGCACTTCGCGGCGGCCGACCTCCGAACCGTCCTGTGCGCGAGCCCGCACGACGCAGGCGACCGCCTTGTGCGGGTCCTTGCGATTGACGGTGTACTGCACCGACACGGTGTCCGAGCTGAGCACCTCGTGCGCGGTGGCCTGCCCGGACACGTCCGGGTCGCCGAACTGCCGGTAGCCGATGTAGGCGATCACGACGCCGGCGATCAGCACCACCACCGAGCAGATGATGAACCAGCGCCGACGGCTCGACCGTGACTGTTCTGCCGGGTACGTCGCCCTCGGACCGCTCTGTGGTTTCGGCTGGTCGGAGACCCCGTCTGAACTGCTCACGGCTCAATACCTACCATGGAAGGCGGAACCGAGCGAAGGTGAGGAAGCGTGACCGAAAGCACGGGGCGCCTGCGACTCATGGCTGTGCATGCACATCCTGACGACGAGTCGAGCAAGGCGGCGGCGACGTTGGCCAAGTACGCCGCGGCCGGGCACGACGTCCTGGTCGTGACGTTGACCGGTGGCGAACGCGGCGACATCCTCAACCCCGCGATGGATCGGCCCGGGGTCAAGGAGAACCTGCCGGAGATCCGCAAGGAAGAGATGGCCGCGGCCGCGGCGGCGCTCGGTGTGCAGCAGACCTGGCTCGGCTTCGTCGACTCCGGACTGCCCGAGGGCGACCCCCTGCCGCCGCTGCCGGAAGGCTGCTTCGCGCTGGTCCCGATCGAGGAGTCGACCGAGGCGCTGGTCAAGGTGGTGCGTGAGTTCAAGCCGCACGTGATGATCACGTACGACGAGAACGGCGGCTACCCGCACCCGGATCACATCAAGTGCCACGAGGTGTCGGTGGCGGCCTTCGAGAAGGCGGGCGACCCGGACGCCTATCCGGAGGCCGGCGAGCCGTGGACGCCGCTGAAGCTGTACTACACGCACGGCTTCATCCGCGACCGGATCCACCGCTTCTCCGACGAGTTCGAGAAGTCGGGCCAGGAGAGCCCGTTCAAGGAGTGGCTGTCGAAGTGGCGGCGCGAACAGGGTGACCTGATGGGGCGGGTGACCACCCAGGTGACGTGTGGTGACTACTTCCCGCAGCGCGACGACGCCCTGCGCGCGCACGCCACCCAGATCGACCCGAACGGCTTCTTCTTCGCGGTGCCGCTGGAATGGCAGCAGCGACTGTGGCCGACCGAGGAATTCGAGCTCGCGCAGACGCGCGTGCAGACTGCGATCCCGGAGACGGACCTCTTCGCGGGAATCGAGGAGACATGAACGGCGTAATGACGCTGGCCGGCGGTGCACTTCGGCTCGCCGCCGACCAGGAGACGAAGGGCCCCGAATTCGGCAAGGCCTCGCCCATCGGGCTGCTCGCCGTGATCGTGCTGCTGCTCGCGACGTTCTTGCTGATCCGGTCGATGAACAAGCAACTCCGGAAACTCCCGGACAGCTTCGACTCCTCGCATCCCGAACCCGACCAGGCCTTCGACGAGGGCACCGACACGGTCGACGAAGCAGACGGCGCCGAGGGCGGCGCCGCGGCATCGGCCGGTGCCACACAGTCGGACAACGGAGACGACCCCGGTCGCTGACCGGGCTTAGGCTGGGCGGCATGGCCAATCGACTCGGGGGCGCCACCAGTCCGTACCTGCGACAGCACGCCGAGAATCCGGTTCACTGGCGCGAATGGAGCGACGACGCGTTCGCCGAGGCCCGGGAGCGCGACGTACCCGTGCTGCTCAGCGTCGGCTACGCGGCCTGCCACTGGTGCCATGTGATGGCGCACGAGTCGTTCGAGGATCCGGCCCTCGCGGCGCAGATGAACGACGGTTTCGTCTGCATCAAGGTGGATCGCGAGGAGCGGCCGGACATCGACGCGGTCTACATGGCGGCGACGGTCGCGATGACCGGACAGGGCGGCTGGCCGATGACCTGCTTCCTCACGCCCGACGGCGAGCCCTTCTACTGCGGCACCTACTACCCGCCGGTGCCGCGCGGCGGGATGCCGGGCTTCGGGCAGATCCTCGCCGCGATCTCGGACACCTGGGCCACCCGGCGCGACGAGGTGACCGAGGCGTCGTCGCGCATCGCCGAGCATCTGCGCGCCAGCACCGGGGCCGTTCCGGCCGGGCCCGGCATCGACGCGGGGCTCCTCGCGGGGGCGGTCGCCGCGATTCTCGACGACGAGGATCCGCGTGCCGGCGGGTTCGGTGGTGCGCCGAAGTTCCCGCCGTCGTCGGTGCTCGAGGCGCTGCTTCGGGCCGGTGAGTATGGTCTCGACTCCGCTCGACCATCTTGGGGTGGGGTGCAGCGGGCGTGCGAGGCCATGGCGCGGGGCGGCATCTACGACCAGCTCGCCGGGGGTTTCGCCCGGTACGCGGTGGACAACGACTGGGTGGTCCCGCACTTCGAGAAGATGCTGTACGACAACGCGCTGCTCCTGCGGGCGTACGCGCATCTCGCGCGGAGCATTTCGACAGGCTCAATGGGCGGCGGGGCGGGCTCCATGGGCGAGGGGACGGGCTCAATGGGCGACGGGACGGGCTCAATGGGCGGCGGGGCGGGCTCAATGGGCGGCGGGGCGGGCTCGACGGGCGATCGGACCCTCGCCGAGCGCGTCACCGCCGAGACCGTCGCCTTCCTGAACGACGCGCTCTGGACCGGTCACGGCTACGCGTCGTCGCTCGACGCCGACACCGACGGGGTAGAAGGCCTGACCTACGTCTGGACTCCGGCGCAGCTCAGGGAAGTCCTCGGCGGCGACGACGGTGCCTGGGCCGCAGAGCTTTTCGAGGTCACCGAGCGCGGCACCTTCGAGAACGGGACCTCGACGCTCCAACTCAAGCATGACCCGGACGACGCCACCCGCTACGAATCGGTGCGCGCACGACTCCTCGCGGCCCGTGACCGGCGGCCGCAGCCCGCCCGCGACGACAAGGTGGTCACCGTCTGGAACGCCCTCGCGGTCACGGCGCTCGCCGAAGCCGGTGGCGCACTGGCGCACCCGGAGTGGGTGGAGCGCGCCGGGGAGACCGCTGAGGCGCTGTGGTCGTCACACGTGGTGCCCGGCGACGACGGGCCGACGCTGCGCCGGGCCTCGCTGGACGGCCGGGTCGGCGAACCCCTGGGCGCGCTCGACGACTACGCCGCCTTCACGACCGCACTGCTCACCCTCCACCAGGTC
The nucleotide sequence above comes from Gordonia sp. PP30. Encoded proteins:
- a CDS encoding thioredoxin domain-containing protein; amino-acid sequence: MANRLGGATSPYLRQHAENPVHWREWSDDAFAEARERDVPVLLSVGYAACHWCHVMAHESFEDPALAAQMNDGFVCIKVDREERPDIDAVYMAATVAMTGQGGWPMTCFLTPDGEPFYCGTYYPPVPRGGMPGFGQILAAISDTWATRRDEVTEASSRIAEHLRASTGAVPAGPGIDAGLLAGAVAAILDDEDPRAGGFGGAPKFPPSSVLEALLRAGEYGLDSARPSWGGVQRACEAMARGGIYDQLAGGFARYAVDNDWVVPHFEKMLYDNALLLRAYAHLARSISTGSMGGGAGSMGEGTGSMGDGTGSMGGGAGSMGGGAGSTGDRTLAERVTAETVAFLNDALWTGHGYASSLDADTDGVEGLTYVWTPAQLREVLGGDDGAWAAELFEVTERGTFENGTSTLQLKHDPDDATRYESVRARLLAARDRRPQPARDDKVVTVWNALAVTALAEAGGALAHPEWVERAGETAEALWSSHVVPGDDGPTLRRASLDGRVGEPLGALDDYAAFTTALLTLHQVTGEPHWRDRALAVLDSAIGQFADPDAPGAWYDAPPGTLLTRPRDPVDGATPSGASLMAEALLTAAALAPDEAAARYAEFADQTLARGVLILRKMPRSAGHWLAVALARLAGPIQVAVAQTAGSTGDLARRVRHRAPGGTVVVAGDPGALPLLDGRGPVDGVDAAYLCRGQVCDLPVTSADRLEFGPIR
- a CDS encoding queuosine precursor transporter, with protein sequence MLMAVFVAIMLISNIAATKGVGLFGGWLVTDGAFFLFPLSYVIGDVISEVYGFKAMRRTIWTGFGILILASVAFTITIALPPLDGYDNQSALESVVGAVPQLVAASLAGYLVGEFTNSWVLVKMKERTGERRLWARLIGSTVAGEFFDTLVFCTIAAPVIGVHGWGQFTSYVAIGFVWKTAVEVVVMPATYAVVRFLKRAEPSYAEALGSSVR
- a CDS encoding DUF4307 domain-containing protein, with product MSSSDGVSDQPKPQSGPRATYPAEQSRSSRRRWFIICSVVVLIAGVVIAYIGYRQFGDPDVSGQATAHEVLSSDTVSVQYTVNRKDPHKAVACVVRARAQDGSEVGRREVLIPASDDIQVGARTDVYTSRPAVIGEVFGCTTAVPAYLRPDK
- the mca gene encoding mycothiol conjugate amidase Mca, encoding MAVHAHPDDESSKAAATLAKYAAAGHDVLVVTLTGGERGDILNPAMDRPGVKENLPEIRKEEMAAAAAALGVQQTWLGFVDSGLPEGDPLPPLPEGCFALVPIEESTEALVKVVREFKPHVMITYDENGGYPHPDHIKCHEVSVAAFEKAGDPDAYPEAGEPWTPLKLYYTHGFIRDRIHRFSDEFEKSGQESPFKEWLSKWRREQGDLMGRVTTQVTCGDYFPQRDDALRAHATQIDPNGFFFAVPLEWQQRLWPTEEFELAQTRVQTAIPETDLFAGIEET
- a CDS encoding alpha/beta fold hydrolase gives rise to the protein MVHPIQSAAINAAPIAELKQVKNYLTDEKTRAAVLQRVIDDLPHKDDIILIGHSLGSVIAIDLLDNLPSGVHVRRFITIGSPAGSPVLHQGRARILKRFPYSRVDDWSNFLDPADAVTAGKGLAALFPGAQDFMITGATGHRSPSYLRHPAIATLVDQILNPGKDVVIASSAVVPRLTEDQASTLATIEFANHVTDKIDDERANRFEDAVQRSPRQLRRRTDRAEHRARDSAGDRGTQQGSHAEPPPKVGPVRGDRADRRARQHQPDRAARDRHRRRRTPGDRGRSWCSWAIRPEPARRCRRPCRR
- a CDS encoding helix-turn-helix domain-containing protein, whose translation is MSGRERGSLEWDTFAFSFAHRLVTVRKARGYSQEELAHRSGMHRNAVSNLERGTGNREPYVSDPQLSTVYRLAKALDVAPELLLPDVSMPLKTRSTEQESNKAMSRIEAELYGVIAAERDSIY
- the greA gene encoding transcription elongation factor GreA; this translates as MTDAGVTWLTPESASRLKEELNALIANREVIAAEINERREEGDLKENGGYHAAREEQGQQEARIRQLQDLLNNAKIGQAPTQSGVALPGSVVTVYFDDDKNDTETFLIATREESISTDVEVYSPSSPLGAAIIDAKVGETRTYLVPSGAEISVTVVSAEPYQH
- a CDS encoding DUF3558 family protein — translated: MTSACSADDDRRSEVVGSGSVAADSRAAGVRQTDADGHVLPFVTTHAHRWSGANDGTTYEPCTAVTATDLLAVGMEPRSVRDAAGTDGQTLRGCVWTSAVERGRVEWDLSQFVGNSPGLAADKQRQASSLDMWLPDILIDGRVVGVHRFTNGANCDTYVQSGMAAVNTMVIHHGSPHPAPEEICAKAIEFTRATIGKMPR